From the genome of Perca flavescens isolate YP-PL-M2 chromosome 1, PFLA_1.0, whole genome shotgun sequence, one region includes:
- the zgc:162297 gene encoding uncharacterized protein F13E9.13, mitochondrial isoform X1, whose protein sequence is MVAPQDGTMKFLDLFGRLKSVVIGMIHVKALPGTPLGCMKMSQITEEACREAAIYRDAGIDGVIIENMHDIPYSFSVGPEVSACMTAVCAAVRSICPGLPLGVQILSAANQQALAVALASGLDFIRAEGFVFSHVADEGLLNACAGDLLRYRKQIGAEHVHIFTDIKKKHSSHALTSDVSIEETARAAEFFLSDGLIITGAATGMQADPRELRDVSQSVRIPVLIGSGVTYDNIERYLDANGVIIGSHFKQGGHWANAVNPEQVKRFMGKIRKL, encoded by the exons ATG GTGGCTCCACAAGACGGGACCATGAAGTTTTTGGACCTTTTTGGGCGACTAAAATCCGTGGTTATTGGGATGATTCATGTTAAAGCCTTACCAG GCACACCCCTGGGTTGTATGAAAATGTCCCAAATCACCGAAGAAGCATGCAGGGAGGCAGCCATCTACCGTGATGCAGGGATT GATGGTGTGATCATTGAGAACATGCATGATATCCCTTACTCGTTCTCTGTGGGCCCCGAGGTGTCTGCCTGTATGACTGCAGTATGCGCTGCAGTGAGAAGCATCTGTCCAGGCCTGCCGCTTGGAGTGCAGATCCTGTCTGCTGCTAACCAGCAGGCTCTGGCCGTAGCTCTGGCTTCAG GTCTTGATTTCATCAGGGCTGAGGGTTTCGTCTTCTCTCACGTGGCTGATGAGGGTCTCCTGAACGCCTGCGCCGGAGACTTGCTGAGATATCGCAAGCAGATCGGAGCTGAGCACGTGCACATCTTCACCGACATCAAAAAGAAGCACAG CTCCCATGCCCTGACATCAGACGTGAGCATCGAAGAGACGGCCCGTGCCGCCGAGTTCTTCCTCTCGGATGGACTCATCATCACAGGAGCAGCCACCGGAATGCAGGCGGACCCGCGGGAGCTCAGAG ACGTTTCCCAGTCTGTGAGAATCCCAGTGCTGATAGGTTCTGGAGTGACCTATGACAACATCGAACGCTACCTTGATGCAAACGGGGTGATCATCGGCTCTCATTTCAAGCAGGGTGGCCACTGGGCCAATGCGGTCAACCCGGAGCAAGTGAAGAGGTTCATGGGAAAGATACGCAAGCTttga
- the zgc:162297 gene encoding uncharacterized protein F13E9.13, mitochondrial isoform X2 — translation MKFLDLFGRLKSVVIGMIHVKALPGTPLGCMKMSQITEEACREAAIYRDAGIDGVIIENMHDIPYSFSVGPEVSACMTAVCAAVRSICPGLPLGVQILSAANQQALAVALASGLDFIRAEGFVFSHVADEGLLNACAGDLLRYRKQIGAEHVHIFTDIKKKHSSHALTSDVSIEETARAAEFFLSDGLIITGAATGMQADPRELRVATAVSFADVSQSVRIPVLIGSGVTYDNIERYLDANGVIIGSHFKQGGHWANAVNPEQVKRFMGKIRKL, via the exons ATGAAGTTTTTGGACCTTTTTGGGCGACTAAAATCCGTGGTTATTGGGATGATTCATGTTAAAGCCTTACCAG GCACACCCCTGGGTTGTATGAAAATGTCCCAAATCACCGAAGAAGCATGCAGGGAGGCAGCCATCTACCGTGATGCAGGGATT GATGGTGTGATCATTGAGAACATGCATGATATCCCTTACTCGTTCTCTGTGGGCCCCGAGGTGTCTGCCTGTATGACTGCAGTATGCGCTGCAGTGAGAAGCATCTGTCCAGGCCTGCCGCTTGGAGTGCAGATCCTGTCTGCTGCTAACCAGCAGGCTCTGGCCGTAGCTCTGGCTTCAG GTCTTGATTTCATCAGGGCTGAGGGTTTCGTCTTCTCTCACGTGGCTGATGAGGGTCTCCTGAACGCCTGCGCCGGAGACTTGCTGAGATATCGCAAGCAGATCGGAGCTGAGCACGTGCACATCTTCACCGACATCAAAAAGAAGCACAG CTCCCATGCCCTGACATCAGACGTGAGCATCGAAGAGACGGCCCGTGCCGCCGAGTTCTTCCTCTCGGATGGACTCATCATCACAGGAGCAGCCACCGGAATGCAGGCGGACCCGCGGGAGCTCAGAG TTGCCACTGCTGTTTCTTTTGCAGACGTTTCCCAGTCTGTGAGAATCCCAGTGCTGATAGGTTCTGGAGTGACCTATGACAACATCGAACGCTACCTTGATGCAAACGGGGTGATCATCGGCTCTCATTTCAAGCAGGGTGGCCACTGGGCCAATGCGGTCAACCCGGAGCAAGTGAAGAGGTTCATGGGAAAGATACGCAAGCTttga
- the si:ch211-260e23.9 gene encoding tumor protein p53-inducible nuclear protein 2 encodes MIGKILSHLLGNAGEDFEEAEDTYEDLMEFEEGGWVIVNLPESGLLSAPEVDPLENLLIEHPSMSVYQMSCRMSGEEEEEEELGSDEDEEDTSRPVAVKPHISWRLAAWGIPLPCNIQLLAVQRARAQAEQRKLSRSALHRHNLAKVRFSPAEKRYGHFKQPCQRLYNY; translated from the exons ATGATCGGAAAGATTCTTTCTCATCTGCTTGGGAACGCCGGGGAAGACTTTGAGGAGGCAGAGGACACTTACGAGGATCTGATGGAGTTTGAGGAGGGAGGATGGGTGATTGTTAATCTCCCAG AGAGCGGGCTGCTGTCAGCCCCTGAGGTGGATCCCCTGGAGAACCTGCTGATAGAGCACCCCAGCATGTCTGTCTACCAGATGAGCTGCAGGATgagtggagaggaggaggaggaggaggagctgggctctgatgaagatgaagaggacACCTCCAG GCCTGTGGCAGTAAAGCCGCACATATCGTGGCGTCTGGCTGCCTGGGGAATCCCTCTGCCCTGCAACATCCAGCTGCTGGCGGTCCAGAGGGCCAGGGCCCAGGCTGAGCAGAGGAAGCTGAGCCGCAGCGCCCTCCACAGGCACAACCTGGCTAAGGTGCGATTCTCCCCGGCAGAGAAACGCTACGGCCACTTCAAGCAGCCCTGCCAGCGCCTCTACAACTACTGA